From Podospora bellae-mahoneyi strain CBS 112042 chromosome 5, whole genome shotgun sequence:
ATGGAGAGAAATGGCTTGGTGACTTACTCTCCAAACAATGTAAGAAGTGGTGCCAGATCAGTGAAGAGATTGTTGGCAAAGTCATTGCCGTCAAAGTCCCCGTTTGGGGTAGCCATTGTGTCGACGACGGCGTTGACAGAATGAACGAGAAGTCGTGCGGGGTTTGGGAATCTTAGGCAGCCTGAGAAGTCCACATTATCGACACCGGAAACGCAAGCTGTGTGCCTGTCTCAATCTCTGAGCAGATCTGACTGGTGCCCGCAACTGTGCCAGCACTTTGGTGATACCACTGTACTATATATACATAGTACGAGCGAAGCTCATGGTGGCGGAAGGGGATTCCACGTACTTGATAGAACTGGAAACTCCGGTGGAATTCCTGGCATAGAAGTTTAGCGAAAGAGTCAAAACGTATTCGACTTCGGTCCCACCCATCATTACTTTTATCGAGCACTAAGTACCTGTGTCGACTTTGTCGAGCCCAAGCAAGGCGCCGACCAACGCAATTCTAGTTAATGCAATCACAATTCAACCCAATTCAACCCGGCCAAAATAGTGTTCAATAGGTCACTGTTGAAAGATTGAATGGCGTTAATAAGAATTAACTGCGCCTTAATATATCCACTTTCCTTAGTAGTGAGCCACGCTATTAGGCACAAGCTATATATAACCCTAGCTCTGAAGCCCTCGGATAGGGCCTGGGCAGCACTGGGTGGGACTTACCAGGGTGCCAAGACCGTGATCAATTGTATTCAACGCAATTCAAGTTTCAATTCAATCACACTATTCCAGTGCTCAATTCAATCCAATCTTGGCCCTAGATTGAATTGAATTGCGTTGATGGGTGCCTTGAGCCCAAGAGCTCTTGAgctcaggggctcaggggcttGGCAAGGGAGGGTGCGCACGGGCCACACATCTGGGTGTCGAAGACGGGGTTTGTCGAGAGTTTGACTAGGTGGCCACCATTCAACGATCCCATCTGATAACACTAGGAGCTGCTGATAATGTTCTCAATCAATTTACAATATCCGATCGACAAAGGCCGCATGGGCGGCCGCGAATTCGGCCGCGTCGTCGGATTCGTTGCGGGCCGCTGCAAATCAGGTTCCTTCACGGCTTCAGACGACTCTGAGTGCGAGATATCAAGTCCGAGGTCGTCTGGCATTGGACAATTCCAAATATAGGCTGTgaaacatcatcatggccgCCAAAGGCATCCTATCATACCTGTTACAGGCCTCAGGTCTACCGCTGGCACCAGACAGGTTAGCCAAGCAGGCAAGCCTGGACCTATACGGCCGACGGAACAGATGATGCAAGTTCGAGGTTGTTTTGACGCATTCATTGCTGATTCTTAACTGCACAATGCGCTGCAGCCACAGGGTTCACAGGTCATGACCCGAGGAAACCGAGAAACACTTAGCCTCCCGGGAGCTGTCCAGAGACCTGGGAGAGCCATGGCTATAGCCTGATACTACGGCTTGTAATCGGTCAACCGTTCCGAATGGAGATAACACAGATCTAAACATGGAACTGTACTATCGTCAGGAAGACATAAAATGATCCGTTCCTCTTCGTAAAGTCGGCAGAtcagaacaacaacaacagcaacacaatcacaacacaacacagcaAACTCACGACACATCAACAAACCACTTTTACCAACTCTTCTAATCAACCATCCAAAATGCGTGCCActaccaccatcctcctcattgCCGGCTGCGCCAGCACTGCTTTCGGCGCTGCCACCAAGATGTTCAGCGATGAGAACTGGTAAGTTCctaacccccatcaccaggTGAAACCCCCCTAACAAATCTCTCACAGCGGTACCGAAGTCGACAAGAAGGTCTTCAACGGCTTCTCCACCGGTGatgcccccatcccctccgaCATCAAGTCCATCAGGACCGACTCCTTCTCCGATGTCTGGTTCGCCTACCAGGACAGCGAGGGTCCCAACTGCAAGGGCGATCTCATCACCCGCGTCAAGAACGACGAGTGCATCAAGACCGCTGATCTCGGCATCGGCTGCACCCGTCTCTGcagtggtgggttgggaggtggtgattgcGCTACCACGCAGGCTTaagtggtgctgttggtgcttTAGCTAGGAGTTGGGGCTTTGCATTGGACGGTGTTGGGGAACAGCATGGCGTTGGGTAATGCTTTTGACTTGGTGTAGCTATGTGGCTTGATGCTGCTAGAATTGAAATAGACATAACCGCAGTGCGGTTTAGAAAACCCCTGATGCGTTCTGAGAAATGATTGAACACGAGCATCTTGCAAGCCTATGCCCCGCATTCAGCGTCCATCATCCCTGCACTACTACCATATCCTCTCCAGCGGAAAGTCCTTGGGTCCAACATAGGCCGTGTAATCCCCAGTCGGAGTAACGCCCTTGATGACCTGGATCTGCTCGTTGGGAATGAAATGCGCGCCCCTGGTGTAGCTAAGAGGAGATACTTGAACGCTGACGATGACGGTCATGCCGGTCTCGTTTCGGACGACGTCGAAAGTACGCGATGAGGGAGGGCAGGTGCCGCCTTGTATCTCGGGGAGGATTCCCGGTCCGCCCACACCGGAGGCGGTGCAATCATAGCCTAGGGTGTCCATGGTTCCAGGCATGAAGGCATTTAGGGAGTAGCTGTCTCGTGTTAATATTAACGTGTTGGATAGGGAGGTGGGCGGAATGCTTACAAGCACATGGCGCTGTGAGGGACGCAGCTGGCGGTGAAGTTGCGGGCTTCGAAAACAACATCGCGCGTGGTGATGACGGCCGCGGAGGCAGCACTGGCCAGTGCAAGAAGTGAGAGCTTCATTTTGGCAATTACCGGGCTGGAGTGCCGTGAATTGAATATGTGGTTTGAAAGCTGTTCAGTCCAAGTGAAAGTGAAACTACTAGAGAAATAAAGCAGGAAGAACCGCAGCATTTAACTACCGGTGCAAATACCTAGGTGCAAAgcgataatgatgatgatcggTGGACTGGGCACTCGTATTCACCTCTAGTGTGGAGCAAGTCGACAATGCGTCCCCAGTGAGTTGCCCGATTTGTGCTTAACCGACGTTCCATTGACCCTACCAAGCTTTGCGCGTTGTAGCCACACGTCATATCTAGCGGGCTAGCTAAGCCATGAACTCCGTTGACGGTTGTAATATGTCGTATCGACACATTGGCACAGATCCTGGTTGGTTCCATATTGCTGCGTCATATGACCATCCATAGACCTGATCCAACATCAATCAGgtctcaatcacaacccAAATAACCCCATCACCGCTCACCAAAAATTGGGCAGGGCTTCATTTGCGCACTAGTCGGAATGCTTGATAAGGGTCTTGACAGATTTCGCTTCTGGAGGCTGTTAGATGGGTTTGGGAGCGCACGTGCTACCCGCGAAGTGGGAATAGCTTCATTAGGGGTTGTCGGTATGACCACGCGCTACCCGGTAGTTCCACCACAGCCGCGGGTTGCCGAGGCCACCACAGGGCTCAGCCCGTGACGCGATTTGCATTGATCTGAAGCCCAAGTATCTTTTGGCCGCCGATTTTATTTCTGATTTCCATTTTCGACCAGCGTGTAACTGAAAATAACATGAACAGCAAAGAAGGTGGGGTGCCTCTTGCTATTGCGACACCCCCTGAGCGAGTCTGGAATGGCAAAAGATTTCCCTCGACACAACATTACAGCCGGTCCCTAAGGAGACGCTCTTCGACGACGATATCTTTGTGGATGCTTGTCGTAACCTCCACAATAAGAATGAGGCGAGGATCATTCAAGACATCTCAAGGCTTATCGTTCCTGCGGCGGAATCGCTCGCACTTCGAAAAAAGAATTATAAACGTCTTATCGAGAGCGTTAACGAAGGGTGGGACAATTCGATCCCCCTCACCGGCACCCGTCCACAGCCTGACTACTCCGTTGGGTTCAAACGAGACGCATTTACCGATGACCAGCTCGCCAAGCTATCGCCCTTTATTGGCGACTTTATCGCCGGGGACCAGTCCT
This genomic window contains:
- a CDS encoding hypothetical protein (EggNog:ENOG503PUHE) — its product is MRATTTILLIAGCASTAFGAATKMFSDENCGTEVDKKVFNGFSTGDAPIPSDIKSIRTDSFSDVWFAYQDSEGPNCKGDLITRVKNDECIKTADLGIGCTRLCSGGLGGGDCATTQA
- a CDS encoding hypothetical protein (EggNog:ENOG503PE5J), whose product is MLRFFLLYFSSSFTFTWTEQLSNHIFNSRHSSPVIAKMKLSLLALASAASAAVITTRDVVFEARNFTASCVPHSAMCFYSLNAFMPGTMDTLGYDCTASGVGGPGILPEIQGGTCPPSSRTFDVVRNETGMTVIVSVQVSPLSYTRGAHFIPNEQIQVIKGVTPTGDYTAYVGPKDFPLERIW
- a CDS encoding hypothetical protein (EggNog:ENOG503NZ3W), with protein sequence MNSKEGGVPLAIATPPERPVPKETLFDDDIFVDACRNLHNKNEARIIQDISRLIVPAAESLALRKKNYKRLIESVNEGWDNSIPLTGTRPQPDYSVGFKRDAFTDDQLAKLSPFIGDFIAGDQSFFMATYYMYFPLLTCEVKCGAAGLDIADR